A window from Candidatus Rokuibacteriota bacterium encodes these proteins:
- a CDS encoding Glu/Leu/Phe/Val dehydrogenase: MVDSQEFDSELHRTALAQLDRVAARLDLDPDIHERLRVPRRALVVSVPIRMDTGKTKVFIGYRVHHNTALGPTKGGLRYHEDVNLGEVTALAMLMTWKCGLMGLPYGGAKGGVRCNPRELSGAELEHLTRRYTAEIILLIGPDHDIPAPDLGTDEQTMAWMMDTYSMTQGKSVPGVVTGKPLIIGGSVGRREATGRGIVYVLYQAARHLGHELRGRRVVVQGFGNVGGVAARLLWRDGCLITGVSDFRGGVWNPAGLDIRQLETHVAESGSVAGFPGADPLSNAELLEQPCDILIPAAVGSQIREDNAGRIKASVVVEGANGPTTPEADVLLHDRGITVIPDVLANAGGVVVSYFEWVQGLQYYFWKESEITSRLQEIMARAFNRVWTLGQKEGVDLRTAALMEGVRRVAEGHRVRGLYP, translated from the coding sequence ATGGTCGACAGCCAGGAATTCGACTCCGAGCTTCACCGCACGGCGCTGGCCCAGCTGGACCGTGTCGCGGCGAGACTCGACCTCGACCCGGACATCCACGAGCGGCTGCGCGTCCCGCGCCGGGCGCTGGTCGTCTCCGTCCCCATCCGGATGGACACGGGCAAGACCAAGGTGTTCATCGGCTACCGCGTCCACCACAACACCGCGCTCGGCCCCACGAAGGGGGGACTGCGGTACCACGAGGACGTCAACCTGGGCGAGGTCACGGCGCTGGCCATGCTGATGACCTGGAAGTGCGGGCTCATGGGGCTCCCCTACGGCGGCGCCAAGGGCGGCGTCCGCTGCAACCCCAGGGAGCTGTCCGGGGCCGAGCTGGAGCACCTGACCCGCCGCTACACGGCGGAGATCATCCTCCTGATCGGACCGGACCACGACATCCCCGCCCCGGACCTCGGCACCGACGAGCAGACCATGGCGTGGATGATGGACACCTACTCCATGACCCAGGGCAAGAGCGTCCCCGGAGTCGTCACGGGCAAGCCGCTCATCATCGGCGGCTCGGTGGGCCGGCGGGAGGCGACGGGCCGCGGCATCGTCTACGTCCTCTACCAGGCGGCGCGCCACCTGGGCCACGAGCTCAGGGGGCGCCGGGTCGTCGTCCAGGGCTTCGGCAACGTCGGCGGCGTCGCCGCGCGCCTGCTGTGGCGAGACGGCTGCCTCATCACCGGCGTGAGCGACTTCCGCGGCGGGGTCTGGAACCCCGCCGGGCTCGACATCCGCCAGCTCGAGACCCATGTGGCCGAGAGCGGCAGCGTGGCGGGCTTTCCCGGCGCCGATCCGCTCAGCAACGCCGAGCTCCTCGAGCAGCCCTGCGACATCCTCATCCCCGCGGCCGTGGGCTCGCAGATCCGCGAGGACAATGCCGGGCGCATCAAGGCCAGCGTCGTCGTGGAAGGGGCCAATGGCCCCACGACGCCGGAGGCCGACGTGCTCCTCCACGACCGCGGCATCACGGTGATCCCCGACGTGCTCGCCAACGCCGGCGGCGTCGTCGTCTCCTACTTCGAGTGGGTGCAGGGGCTGCAGTACTACTTCTGGAAGGAGAGCGAGATCACCTCGCGGCTGCAGGAGATCATGGCGCGGGCCTTCAACCGCGTATGGACGCTGGGCCAGAAGGAAGGGGTGGACCTCCGCACGGCCGCGCTGATGGAGGGCGTCCGCCGGGTCGCCGAGGGCCACCGCGTCCGCGGCCTCTACCCGTAG
- the glgX gene encoding glycogen debranching protein GlgX, translating to MPAPVRTRPGASYPLGATWDGAGVNFALFSEHATAVELCLFDTADPAREAQRIPVQERTDQVWHLYVPGARPGLLYGYRVHGPYDPAVGHRFNPAKLLLDPYARALAGPLRWDDALLGYRGGEPASDAAPDERDSAPCVPKSVVVDPAFSWDGDRRPRTPWHETVIYELHVKGFTARHPDVPEALRGTYAGLAAPAVVDHLCRLGVTAVELLPVHHSVPERALVDRGLTNYWGYNSIGYFAPDARFAAAGSRGEQVAEFKSMVRTLHGAGIEVILDVVYNHTAEGGRQGPTLCFRGIDNAAYYRLRPDDRAEYVDYTGCGNTLDMTHPRTLQLIMDSLRYWVLEMGVDGFRFDLASALARELHDVDRLSSFFDVIHQDPVISQVKLIAEPWDLGEGGYQVGNFPAGWAEWNGKYRDTIRRYWKGDGGQVAELGYRLTGSSDLYERGGRRPSASVNFVTAHDGFTLADLVAYNGKHNEANGEGNRDGTDENWSWNCGVEGPTEDPDVLALRARQVRNFLATLLLSQGIPMLAAGDEIGRSQGGNNNAYCQDSALSWFPWPLSRQALGQLEFTRRLIRLRLGHPVFHRRMFFQGRRIRGSEVKDLSWFRPDGKEMTEEEWHDGLSRCLGLRLAGDAIEEVDDRGDRIAGDSFLVLLNAHHEEIAFVLPAHRARMRWELTLDTRDWELGPRRQTFGAGDAFPLMGRSLAVFRLRRRAPRSRDPLEIS from the coding sequence GTGCCGGCTCCCGTCAGGACGCGGCCGGGCGCGTCCTATCCGCTCGGTGCCACGTGGGACGGCGCCGGGGTGAACTTCGCGCTCTTCAGCGAGCACGCGACGGCCGTGGAGCTCTGCCTCTTCGACACCGCCGATCCGGCCCGGGAGGCGCAGCGGATCCCGGTCCAGGAGCGCACCGACCAGGTCTGGCACCTCTATGTGCCCGGGGCGCGGCCGGGACTGCTCTACGGCTATCGCGTCCACGGCCCGTACGACCCCGCGGTCGGCCATCGCTTCAATCCGGCCAAGCTCCTCCTGGACCCCTACGCGCGCGCCCTGGCGGGCCCGCTCCGCTGGGACGATGCGCTCCTCGGCTACCGCGGGGGCGAGCCCGCGAGCGACGCCGCCCCCGACGAGCGGGACAGCGCCCCCTGCGTGCCGAAGAGCGTGGTGGTGGATCCGGCCTTCTCCTGGGACGGCGACCGCCGGCCGCGGACGCCGTGGCACGAGACCGTCATCTACGAGCTGCACGTCAAGGGATTCACCGCCCGCCACCCGGACGTCCCCGAGGCGCTGCGCGGCACCTATGCGGGGCTCGCCGCGCCGGCGGTGGTGGATCACCTCTGCCGCCTCGGCGTCACCGCGGTGGAGCTCCTGCCGGTGCATCACTCGGTGCCGGAGCGCGCGCTGGTGGACCGTGGGCTCACCAACTACTGGGGCTACAACTCCATCGGCTACTTCGCCCCCGATGCCCGCTTCGCCGCCGCCGGCTCACGGGGGGAGCAGGTGGCCGAGTTCAAGAGCATGGTCAGGACGCTCCACGGGGCGGGGATCGAGGTCATCCTGGACGTGGTCTACAACCACACGGCCGAGGGCGGGCGCCAGGGACCGACGCTCTGCTTCCGCGGCATCGACAACGCCGCCTACTACCGCCTCCGGCCCGACGACCGCGCCGAGTACGTGGACTACACCGGCTGCGGCAACACGCTGGACATGACGCATCCGCGGACGCTCCAGCTCATCATGGACAGCCTCCGCTACTGGGTGCTCGAGATGGGCGTGGACGGCTTCCGCTTCGACCTGGCCTCGGCGCTGGCGCGGGAGCTGCACGACGTGGACCGCCTCTCCTCCTTCTTCGACGTGATCCACCAGGACCCGGTGATCTCCCAGGTGAAGCTCATCGCCGAGCCCTGGGATCTCGGCGAGGGCGGCTACCAGGTGGGCAATTTCCCGGCGGGCTGGGCCGAGTGGAACGGCAAGTACCGCGACACCATCCGCCGCTACTGGAAGGGCGACGGGGGGCAGGTGGCCGAGCTCGGTTACCGGCTCACCGGCAGCAGCGACCTCTACGAGCGGGGCGGCCGGCGGCCCTCGGCGAGCGTCAACTTCGTCACGGCTCACGATGGCTTCACGCTGGCCGATCTCGTCGCCTACAACGGCAAGCACAACGAGGCGAACGGCGAGGGCAACCGCGACGGCACCGACGAGAACTGGTCCTGGAACTGCGGGGTCGAGGGCCCGACGGAGGACCCCGACGTCCTGGCCCTGCGCGCGCGCCAGGTCCGGAATTTCCTGGCGACCCTGCTCCTCTCCCAGGGGATCCCGATGCTCGCGGCCGGCGATGAGATCGGCAGGAGCCAGGGCGGCAACAACAACGCCTACTGCCAGGACAGCGCGCTGTCGTGGTTCCCGTGGCCGCTCTCCCGACAGGCCCTCGGCCAGCTCGAGTTCACGCGTCGGCTGATCCGGCTCCGGCTCGGGCACCCGGTGTTCCACCGCCGGATGTTCTTCCAGGGCCGCCGCATCCGGGGCTCGGAGGTGAAGGATCTGTCCTGGTTCCGCCCCGACGGCAAGGAGATGACCGAGGAGGAGTGGCATGACGGGCTGAGCCGCTGTCTCGGGCTCAGACTCGCGGGGGACGCCATCGAGGAGGTGGACGACCGGGGCGACCGCATCGCCGGCGACTCCTTCCTCGTGCTGCTCAACGCCCACCACGAGGAGATCGCCTTCGTGCTCCCCGCCCACCGGGCCCGGATGCGCTGGGAGCTCACGCTCGACACCCGGGACTGGGAGCTGGGGCCGCGGCGGCAAACCTTCGGGGCCGGGGATGCTTTCCCCCTCATGGGCCGCTCGCTGGCCGTGTTCCGGCTGAGGAGGCGAGCCCCGCGCTCGAGGGACCCCTTGGAGATATCCTGA